Proteins encoded together in one Acidaminococcus timonensis window:
- a CDS encoding 2-methylaconitate cis-trans isomerase PrpF family protein — protein sequence MNQKQRKFPCVYMRGGTSKAVFFHKEDLPADESEWKDIFLKVMGTPDVKQIDGMGGTVSSTSKVAVISKSDRPGIDVDYHFFQVDIVIPRVDDSANCGNISSAVGPYAIDEGLVEPVEGITKVRVYNVNTNKVIEEHVRVQDGMACVNGDASIQGVPGTGSRIDMYFEDPAGAKTGKLFPTGLKKETIDVPGYGKAEVTMIDCSNPVVFIKASDLGITGTELTELNQNKDVMEHIERIRGITAQKFGFVDDFMKARTESTSAPKVAIISPAQDYKNMDGNIVKKENMDLCVRAISVGALHKAYPMTVAVATGAAAKIPGTIVSDILGQHDSDCVRLGHSSGVTDVLMKMDGEKVLQGGVVRTARRIMDGYVYIR from the coding sequence ATGAACCAGAAACAACGGAAATTCCCCTGTGTATATATGCGCGGCGGCACCAGCAAAGCGGTGTTCTTCCACAAAGAAGATCTGCCGGCGGACGAAAGCGAATGGAAGGACATCTTCCTGAAGGTCATGGGGACCCCGGATGTGAAACAGATCGACGGCATGGGCGGCACCGTAAGCTCCACCTCCAAGGTGGCCGTGATCAGCAAATCCGACCGGCCCGGCATCGACGTGGATTACCACTTCTTCCAGGTGGATATCGTGATTCCCCGGGTGGATGATTCCGCCAACTGCGGCAACATCTCTTCTGCGGTGGGTCCCTACGCCATCGACGAAGGCCTGGTGGAACCGGTGGAAGGCATCACGAAGGTACGGGTGTACAACGTGAACACCAACAAGGTCATCGAAGAACATGTGCGGGTGCAGGACGGCATGGCCTGCGTCAACGGGGACGCCAGCATCCAGGGCGTACCGGGCACCGGTTCCCGGATTGACATGTACTTCGAAGACCCGGCCGGGGCTAAGACCGGCAAATTGTTCCCCACCGGCCTGAAGAAAGAGACCATCGACGTACCCGGGTACGGTAAAGCCGAAGTCACTATGATCGACTGCTCCAACCCGGTGGTGTTCATCAAGGCCTCCGACCTGGGCATTACGGGGACAGAACTGACCGAGCTGAACCAGAACAAGGATGTGATGGAACACATCGAACGGATCCGGGGCATCACCGCCCAGAAATTCGGCTTCGTGGATGATTTCATGAAAGCCCGGACGGAATCCACCTCCGCTCCGAAAGTGGCCATCATCAGCCCGGCCCAGGATTACAAGAACATGGACGGCAACATCGTGAAGAAGGAAAATATGGATCTGTGCGTCCGGGCCATTTCCGTAGGGGCCCTGCACAAGGCCTATCCCATGACCGTGGCCGTGGCCACCGGCGCCGCTGCCAAGATCCCCGGCACCATCGTCAGCGACATCCTGGGGCAGCACGACAGCGACTGTGTCCGGCTGGGCCATTCCAGCGGCGTCACCGATGTGCTGATGAAGATGGACGGCGAAAAAGTCCTCCAGGGCGGCGTGGTCCGGACGGCCCGGCGTATCATGGACGGGTACGTATATATCCGGTAA
- a CDS encoding hydratase → MIECFAEGHYLVDGKPVPAKDHPELDAAEGKKHTIAYQIIEDHNTSGDPANLQLKFDSIGVYDNTYVGIMQTACASGLKKFPVPTVFTNCHNCLCAVGGTINSDVHKYAETICKKYGGIFVPPHEAVIHSYMREMIVKGGSMAIVSDSHTRYGSQGCLAIGEGGPEVAKAMLDKTYELKYPEVVGIYLTGFIKPWVGPMDVALTLIGATFKNGFVKNRILEFFGPGIASLSMDTRNGIDTMTTESACLTSIWETDDKVREDYRIHDREADYKHLVPGDKAYYDRLIHIDLSTVEPMIALPYHPSNAFPLKDVIARPEKYMKYVEDNAKTVFENNPDIHPDMLSKIQKNGRIRVDQAAIAGCAAGSFENISYVDQVARAENRGLGMFPLNIYPASQPVLTELNKDGIVNDLMTEGVRVKTAFCGPCFGASDCPENNAFVLRHSTRNYPNREGSKPNMGQVASAALMDSKSIAATAFNGGYLTSAEEIKDVFKPEDIPAFTFNKKIYDNVVYNGFGKAQPETEIVYGPFIKDWPAMEHLTDNLLLQVASVIRDEVTTTDELIPSGETASYRSNPYKISEFTLLRKDPKYVGRAKAAQAYEKARLAGDRKTAAEFYAPLKNVGIDVNKNLDTLLATTGIGSVLYAKRPGDGSAREYAASCQKVLGGLANICIEYATKRYRSNCVNWGMLPFTNPDDHIDLKVGEWVWLPNIREIVAENKGGIDATVIGTDGSTRTLHLDLKILNDTERKTLLAGSMINLFKES, encoded by the coding sequence ATGATTGAATGTTTTGCAGAAGGACATTACCTGGTTGACGGCAAACCGGTACCGGCCAAGGATCATCCGGAACTGGATGCGGCTGAAGGCAAAAAGCACACCATTGCCTACCAGATCATCGAAGACCACAACACCAGCGGCGACCCGGCCAACCTGCAGCTGAAGTTCGACTCCATCGGCGTGTACGACAATACCTATGTGGGCATCATGCAGACCGCCTGTGCTTCCGGCCTGAAGAAATTCCCGGTGCCTACGGTGTTCACCAACTGCCACAACTGTCTGTGCGCCGTAGGCGGCACCATCAACTCCGATGTGCACAAATACGCCGAGACCATCTGCAAGAAGTACGGCGGCATCTTCGTACCGCCCCATGAAGCCGTCATCCATTCCTACATGCGGGAAATGATCGTCAAGGGCGGCAGCATGGCCATCGTGTCCGATTCCCACACCCGGTACGGCAGCCAGGGTTGCCTGGCCATCGGCGAAGGGGGCCCGGAAGTAGCCAAAGCCATGCTGGACAAGACCTATGAACTGAAATACCCGGAAGTGGTGGGCATCTACCTGACCGGCTTCATCAAACCCTGGGTGGGACCCATGGATGTAGCTCTGACCCTGATCGGTGCCACGTTCAAGAACGGCTTCGTGAAGAACCGGATCCTGGAATTCTTCGGCCCCGGCATCGCCTCCTTATCCATGGATACCCGGAACGGCATCGACACCATGACCACGGAATCCGCCTGCCTGACCTCCATCTGGGAAACCGATGACAAGGTACGGGAAGATTACAGGATCCACGACCGGGAAGCCGATTACAAGCACCTGGTGCCCGGCGACAAGGCCTACTATGACCGCCTGATTCACATCGACCTGAGTACGGTGGAACCCATGATCGCCCTGCCGTACCATCCGTCCAATGCCTTCCCGCTGAAGGACGTGATCGCCCGTCCGGAAAAATACATGAAGTACGTGGAAGATAACGCCAAAACTGTCTTCGAGAACAACCCGGACATCCATCCGGATATGTTGAGCAAGATCCAGAAGAACGGCCGCATTCGGGTGGACCAGGCTGCCATCGCCGGCTGCGCGGCCGGTTCCTTCGAAAACATCTCCTATGTGGACCAGGTGGCCAGAGCCGAAAACCGGGGCCTGGGCATGTTCCCCCTGAACATCTACCCCGCTTCCCAGCCGGTGCTCACCGAGCTGAACAAGGACGGTATCGTCAATGACCTGATGACGGAAGGCGTGCGGGTGAAGACCGCGTTTTGCGGACCCTGCTTCGGTGCCAGTGACTGCCCGGAAAACAATGCCTTCGTGCTGCGCCATTCCACCCGGAACTATCCGAACCGGGAAGGCTCCAAACCCAATATGGGCCAGGTGGCTTCCGCTGCTCTGATGGATTCCAAGAGCATTGCGGCCACGGCCTTCAACGGTGGCTATCTGACCTCCGCCGAGGAAATCAAGGACGTGTTCAAACCAGAGGACATCCCGGCGTTCACGTTCAACAAGAAAATCTATGACAACGTGGTCTACAACGGCTTCGGCAAGGCCCAGCCGGAAACGGAAATCGTCTATGGACCGTTCATCAAGGACTGGCCGGCCATGGAACACCTGACCGACAACCTGCTGCTCCAGGTGGCTTCCGTCATCCGGGACGAAGTGACCACCACCGACGAACTGATCCCATCCGGGGAAACGGCTTCCTACCGGTCCAACCCCTATAAGATCTCCGAATTTACCCTGCTGCGGAAGGATCCGAAGTATGTGGGCCGGGCCAAAGCTGCCCAGGCCTATGAAAAAGCCCGTTTGGCCGGCGACCGGAAGACCGCTGCAGAATTCTATGCTCCGCTGAAGAATGTGGGCATCGACGTGAACAAGAACCTGGATACCCTGCTGGCGACCACCGGTATCGGCTCCGTGCTGTACGCCAAACGGCCGGGGGATGGTTCCGCCCGTGAATATGCGGCGTCCTGCCAGAAGGTGCTGGGCGGCCTGGCCAACATCTGCATCGAATACGCCACGAAACGGTATCGCAGCAACTGCGTGAACTGGGGCATGCTGCCCTTCACGAACCCGGACGACCACATCGACCTGAAGGTGGGCGAATGGGTATGGCTGCCGAACATCCGTGAGATCGTAGCCGAAAACAAAGGTGGCATCGACGCCACGGTCATTGGCACCGATGGCAGCACCCGGACCCTGCACCTGGACCTGAAGATCCTGAACGACACGGAACGGAAGACCCTGCTGGCCGGGTCCATGATCAACCTGTTCAAAGAAAGCTGA
- a CDS encoding LysR family transcriptional regulator: MDERDIQIFQTLMETKNVTKTAQTLYTTQSAITKRLHKLEEELGAPLFLRSVKGLIPAPSADAIAGEMEQLQASLQRVKNLSQYAQGRIAGHLKLGVSVNYARYTLPDLLKQYMTDYPEVQISVTTGQSLDLFTRLQEGKLSLAVLRGHFPWSGQSRLLSKEKVYAVTSKENEKIPFSQLPYIHRQSDKPFMARIQRWKLEQHITDSPSSIQMNDIATCLAMITSGIGWSVLPEICLKGRDDLVKKALTFRDGTPFTRSTFVFYQEEYAQLPQVKIFLERLEREP, encoded by the coding sequence ATGGATGAACGGGATATCCAGATTTTCCAGACCCTGATGGAAACGAAGAATGTGACCAAAACCGCCCAAACCCTGTACACGACCCAGAGCGCCATCACGAAGCGGCTGCACAAGTTGGAGGAAGAGCTGGGGGCACCTCTGTTCCTTCGCTCGGTGAAGGGACTGATCCCGGCGCCGTCCGCCGATGCCATCGCCGGAGAGATGGAACAGCTCCAGGCCTCCCTGCAGCGGGTGAAGAACCTGTCCCAGTATGCCCAGGGCCGCATCGCCGGCCACCTGAAGCTGGGGGTGTCGGTGAACTACGCCCGCTACACCCTGCCGGACCTGCTGAAACAGTACATGACCGATTATCCGGAAGTGCAGATTTCCGTCACCACCGGCCAGAGCCTGGACCTGTTCACCCGGCTCCAGGAGGGGAAGCTGTCTTTGGCCGTGCTCCGGGGCCATTTCCCCTGGTCCGGCCAGAGTCGGCTCCTTTCCAAAGAAAAGGTGTATGCGGTCACCAGTAAAGAGAATGAAAAAATCCCCTTTTCCCAGCTGCCCTATATCCACCGGCAGTCGGACAAGCCGTTCATGGCCCGGATCCAGCGCTGGAAGCTGGAGCAGCACATCACGGATTCCCCTTCCTCCATCCAGATGAACGACATCGCTACCTGTCTGGCCATGATCACCAGCGGCATCGGTTGGTCCGTGCTGCCGGAGATCTGCCTGAAGGGCCGGGACGACCTGGTGAAGAAAGCCCTGACCTTCCGGGACGGCACCCCGTTCACCCGTTCCACTTTTGTGTTCTACCAGGAGGAGTACGCCCAGCTGCCCCAGGTAAAGATTTTTCTGGAGAGACTGGAAAGGGAGCCTTGA
- a CDS encoding lactonase family protein: MFAYIGSRTTKERKAIGRGITAYRLQGGAWKEIQVVPCGENPSYLCFNEAKDRLYAVHGDFSTVTAFAVAEDGTLEEMNSAPTYGTNPVHLVVSPNGKNLYVGNLETGCITRMALEKDGSLGSVQQVVFVPGQEAHGYISHPHQVCLHPDGKWLLVPCQGRDHGIGKVEVYAIDPVDNALEEAFVWTARKGAEPRHVAIHPNGKWVYLVNEKDSTAIFFHFDEETGHLEPQQIMSTLPDDYFGPGWASGMVMGPEGKCVYASNRTQDSVTVFAIDPVTGRLSYRQNITTEGKQPRFIDVESGGETLVAANELSHTLTRFAIQEDGSLVREPEQLREGSPVCVVWKL, translated from the coding sequence ATGTTTGCCTATATTGGTTCCAGAACCACGAAAGAACGAAAAGCCATCGGCCGGGGCATCACGGCGTATCGGCTGCAGGGGGGAGCTTGGAAAGAAATCCAGGTGGTTCCTTGCGGGGAGAATCCCTCCTATCTGTGCTTCAATGAGGCCAAGGACCGGTTGTATGCGGTCCATGGGGATTTCAGCACGGTGACGGCCTTTGCGGTGGCCGAGGACGGTACCCTGGAAGAAATGAACAGTGCGCCCACCTATGGAACCAATCCGGTGCATCTGGTGGTGAGCCCCAACGGGAAGAACCTGTACGTGGGAAACCTGGAAACGGGCTGCATCACCCGGATGGCCCTGGAAAAAGACGGCAGCCTGGGATCGGTGCAGCAGGTGGTGTTCGTACCCGGGCAGGAAGCCCACGGGTACATTTCTCATCCCCATCAGGTCTGTCTCCATCCGGATGGCAAGTGGCTGCTGGTGCCCTGCCAGGGCCGGGACCACGGTATCGGCAAGGTGGAGGTGTATGCCATCGATCCGGTGGACAACGCTCTGGAAGAAGCCTTCGTGTGGACGGCCCGGAAAGGGGCGGAACCCCGCCATGTGGCCATCCATCCCAACGGGAAGTGGGTGTACCTGGTGAATGAAAAGGACAGCACGGCCATCTTCTTCCATTTCGATGAAGAGACAGGCCATCTGGAACCCCAGCAGATTATGAGTACCCTGCCGGACGATTACTTCGGTCCGGGCTGGGCCAGTGGCATGGTCATGGGGCCGGAGGGGAAATGCGTCTATGCCTCCAATCGGACCCAGGATTCGGTGACCGTATTCGCCATCGACCCGGTGACGGGCCGGCTGAGCTACCGGCAGAACATCACCACGGAAGGGAAACAGCCCCGATTCATCGACGTGGAATCGGGCGGCGAGACCCTGGTGGCGGCCAATGAACTGAGCCATACCCTGACCCGGTTCGCCATCCAGGAGGACGGCAGCCTGGTCCGGGAGCCCGAACAGCTCCGGGAAGGGTCGCCGGTGTGCGTGGTGTGGAAGTTATAA